In Woeseia oceani, one DNA window encodes the following:
- the grxD gene encoding Grx4 family monothiol glutaredoxin: MDVNQRIESQLKENPVLLYMKGTPDFPQCGFSGQTVAALKEVGKPFAFVNIFEDPEIREGLKAYSNWPTFPQLYVNGELIGGCDIIVEMYRSGELHTLLNGEEAGA, translated from the coding sequence GTGGACGTAAACCAGAGAATCGAATCGCAGTTGAAAGAAAACCCAGTGCTGCTGTACATGAAAGGCACACCGGACTTTCCTCAGTGCGGCTTTTCCGGCCAGACCGTGGCTGCACTCAAGGAAGTAGGCAAGCCATTCGCGTTCGTCAATATCTTTGAAGACCCGGAAATTCGCGAGGGACTCAAAGCGTATTCAAACTGGCCGACGTTCCCGCAGTTGTATGTCAACGGCGAACTGATTGGTGGCTGCGACATTATCGTTGAGATGTACCGGTCTGGTGAGCTGCATACTCTGCTGAACGGCGAAGAAGCCGGCGCCTAA
- a CDS encoding BON domain-containing protein, whose protein sequence is MRILLTACALMLLSGCTALMVGGAAAGGYQLGKDERSASQVTRDGATTASIKSRLIADKLVSAFNVNVDTYENRVTLRGTVGSYAARARAAAIANEVDAVVAVDNQLKVVNSR, encoded by the coding sequence ATGCGAATTTTGCTGACAGCGTGTGCGCTGATGTTGTTGTCGGGGTGCACCGCTTTGATGGTAGGCGGCGCAGCGGCAGGGGGGTATCAGCTTGGTAAGGACGAGCGCTCGGCCTCGCAGGTTACCCGTGACGGCGCGACCACAGCGTCAATCAAGAGTCGTCTCATCGCTGACAAGCTGGTCAGCGCTTTTAACGTGAATGTTGACACCTACGAAAATCGTGTCACCTTGCGAGGCACTGTCGGTAGTTATGCTGCGCGCGCCCGGGCTGCGGCAATTGCGAACGAAGTTGATGCCGTGGTTGCCGTGGATAACCAGCTCAAGGTTGTCAACTCGCGCTGA
- a CDS encoding DUF1289 domain-containing protein: protein MDEPASRDELQARPTSPCTRVCTLDEQNVCLGCLRTLAEIVGWSRMTADEQRTLIKDLSARRG, encoded by the coding sequence ATGGATGAGCCAGCCTCCCGAGACGAGCTGCAGGCGCGCCCGACCTCACCGTGTACCCGCGTGTGCACGCTGGATGAGCAGAATGTCTGCCTGGGCTGCCTGCGTACTTTGGCGGAAATCGTCGGCTGGTCGAGAATGACCGCTGACGAGCAAAGAACGTTGATTAAGGACCTGTCGGCGCGGCGCGGATAG
- a CDS encoding urate hydroxylase PuuD, translating into MPATAGTFIIWLHVLAGITWIGLLYYFNFVQVPALGAAASDEGGPGGAGITKYVAPRALWWFRWGALVTWLSGASYLAHGKQFANAFTLGMLGDTPNAYALTIGIGAWLGTLMLFNVWVLIWPNQKKILGIVEATADEVARAKRVAFLASRSNTLMSIPMVMSMIGAHHGFSM; encoded by the coding sequence ATGCCCGCAACTGCCGGGACTTTCATCATTTGGTTGCATGTACTGGCCGGCATTACCTGGATTGGCCTGCTTTACTACTTCAACTTCGTTCAGGTTCCCGCCCTTGGCGCTGCCGCCAGCGACGAAGGCGGCCCGGGCGGCGCAGGAATCACCAAGTACGTCGCACCTCGCGCATTGTGGTGGTTTCGGTGGGGTGCGCTGGTGACCTGGCTCAGCGGTGCCTCCTATTTGGCGCACGGCAAGCAGTTCGCGAATGCATTTACGCTCGGCATGCTCGGGGATACGCCAAATGCTTATGCCCTGACGATCGGGATTGGCGCATGGCTCGGCACCTTGATGCTGTTCAATGTATGGGTACTGATCTGGCCCAACCAGAAAAAGATTCTGGGCATCGTCGAGGCTACTGCCGACGAAGTCGCGAGGGCAAAACGCGTAGCGTTTCTCGCTTCGCGCTCCAATACGCTGATGTCGATTCCTATGGTCATGAGCATGATCGGCGCGCACCACGGCTTCAGCATGTGA
- the nadC gene encoding carboxylating nicotinate-nucleotide diphosphorylase translates to MQTALQAVIESNVKAALDEDLGSGDLTAALVPANTFADARIIAREDMVLAGQPWADRVFRILDEDVKITWRVRDGERLTAGDTLCTLRGAARALLSAERTALNFLQTLSATATATARYVAAVAHTEARILDTRKTIPGLRRAQKYAVTCGGGQNHRVGLFDAILIKENHIASAGSIAAAVNRAREINADVLLEVEVETLAQLDEALAIRVRRILLDNFSLNDLHTAVLRNRSHGDKAAELEASGGMTIDDLKAVAETGVDFISVGALTKHVHAADLSMLFD, encoded by the coding sequence ATGCAAACAGCACTACAAGCAGTAATAGAAAGCAATGTGAAAGCCGCCCTCGATGAAGATCTTGGCAGTGGCGATCTCACCGCAGCACTGGTTCCCGCGAATACGTTCGCCGATGCACGCATCATCGCCCGCGAGGACATGGTACTTGCCGGTCAGCCGTGGGCCGACAGGGTATTTCGGATACTCGACGAGGATGTGAAGATCACCTGGCGGGTTCGTGACGGCGAACGCCTGACTGCTGGCGACACCCTGTGCACGCTGCGCGGCGCGGCGCGCGCACTTTTGAGTGCTGAACGCACGGCATTGAACTTCCTGCAGACGCTTTCCGCAACGGCGACGGCCACCGCACGGTACGTTGCGGCCGTTGCGCATACCGAAGCGCGAATACTCGATACCCGCAAGACCATTCCCGGCTTACGCCGGGCGCAAAAGTACGCGGTCACTTGCGGTGGTGGACAAAATCACCGGGTTGGGCTGTTCGATGCAATTCTGATAAAGGAAAACCACATCGCCAGTGCCGGCAGTATCGCGGCCGCGGTCAATCGTGCCCGAGAAATAAACGCCGACGTCTTGCTTGAGGTAGAAGTTGAAACACTTGCACAACTTGATGAAGCGCTGGCTATTCGCGTACGCCGCATTTTGCTGGACAATTTTTCCCTCAATGATCTGCACACCGCGGTCCTTCGCAATCGCAGTCACGGCGACAAAGCGGCAGAACTGGAAGCCAGTGGCGGAATGACGATAGACGACTTGAAAGCAGTGGCCGAAACGGGCGTCGATTTTATTTCAGTGGGCGCACTGACCAAACACGTGCATGCCGCTGACTTGTCGATGCTGTTTGACTGA
- a CDS encoding EAL domain-containing protein, whose translation MTGSSRSDNTGTFIAQARRPRAGERTRGAVDALQTKIAVNLQQLDPARYTEQLRENIAEMPDALGCDAAFLALFNKDATAIESIYASSSVFCACNPDALAKDSLTDWPWLSQRLDHLRVVEITNTDNPPKSAEGEFARLAGINIGSCLIIGFSVRNEVAGFLAVANERTVEAWEASLHLLLKLVGASLSSGMERMRTAELLFELEDRNDLISHTANDGIWDFDGQTKRIKLSRRWKEMLGYEDRSDILPDWYRLVHPDDMARVQAKMREHLEGKTPFFESVHRMKHQNGEWRWMTSRAKARQDERGRLIRLLGVEVDITERKLYEEALFREKESAQITLRSIGDGVITTNADCTVEYINPVAEELTGWKVDDASGRPVDEIFRGFHEETCEPLENPLAVSIRRNRPIKSVRPTLLIRRDGNELYIESTASPIRDGRGDVTGGVLVFHDVSESRELNRRLSYHASHDILTGLVNRREFENRLERALKSARARETSYALCYLDLDQFKIVNDSCGHSAGDALLGQLGALLKSKIRWRDTLARLGGDEFGVLLESCSLEEAMQTAEVLRVAIGEFKFMWDDRSFRLGVSIGVVPITAENEDVAALLSAADSACAAAKEAGRNRIHSFQENDIDLMRRRREMQWAARINNALEENRFELFRQTIQPLQVEDLGAHYEILLRMRDEQGGIISPELFIAAAERYGITPNIDRWVITNSFRWLVSEADERERLSLCSINLSGQSLGDEKFLPFVVDQFQISGIDATKICFEITETAAIASYSQANRFINALKELGCKFALDDFGTGLSSFGYLKHFPVDFLKIDGSFVKEILHDPIDREMVRSINEIGHLTGKKTIAEFAENEEIITMLRGMGIDYAQGYGVSEPKRVTRAVA comes from the coding sequence ATGACAGGCTCCTCTCGCAGTGACAACACGGGAACATTCATCGCCCAGGCCCGGCGACCGCGGGCTGGTGAGCGAACGCGCGGTGCCGTTGATGCGCTGCAGACCAAAATCGCCGTCAATCTGCAGCAGCTTGATCCCGCGCGCTACACCGAACAACTTCGCGAGAATATCGCGGAAATGCCAGATGCCCTTGGTTGCGACGCTGCGTTTCTCGCGCTTTTTAATAAAGACGCTACAGCCATAGAGTCAATTTACGCGTCGAGTTCCGTGTTTTGCGCCTGCAATCCGGATGCGCTGGCCAAAGACAGTCTGACGGACTGGCCATGGCTCAGTCAGCGACTCGATCACCTGCGGGTCGTCGAAATAACCAACACGGATAATCCGCCGAAATCTGCCGAAGGCGAATTCGCACGGCTGGCAGGCATCAATATCGGTTCCTGCCTGATCATAGGCTTCAGCGTGCGCAACGAAGTGGCCGGGTTTCTTGCCGTTGCCAACGAACGCACGGTCGAGGCCTGGGAAGCCAGTTTGCACTTGTTGCTCAAACTGGTTGGTGCCTCGCTTTCTTCCGGCATGGAAAGGATGCGTACAGCAGAATTGTTGTTCGAGCTTGAAGATCGCAATGATCTCATCAGCCATACAGCGAATGACGGCATCTGGGATTTCGACGGCCAGACCAAGCGCATCAAGTTGTCCCGGCGCTGGAAGGAAATGCTGGGCTACGAAGACCGTTCCGACATCCTGCCCGACTGGTACCGGCTGGTTCACCCTGATGATATGGCACGTGTGCAGGCCAAGATGCGAGAGCACCTCGAAGGCAAGACTCCCTTTTTCGAGTCTGTGCACCGCATGAAGCATCAGAATGGCGAATGGCGCTGGATGACGAGCAGGGCGAAAGCACGCCAGGATGAACGTGGTCGCCTGATTCGACTGCTGGGCGTCGAGGTCGACATAACGGAACGCAAGCTCTACGAAGAAGCGCTGTTCCGTGAAAAGGAAAGTGCCCAAATTACTTTGCGTTCGATCGGTGATGGCGTTATCACGACGAATGCGGACTGCACCGTGGAGTACATCAATCCGGTTGCAGAGGAACTGACTGGCTGGAAAGTCGATGACGCGAGCGGCCGGCCGGTGGACGAGATATTTCGCGGTTTCCACGAAGAGACCTGCGAACCGCTGGAGAACCCGCTGGCAGTTTCGATTCGTCGCAACCGGCCTATCAAGTCTGTCCGCCCGACACTTCTCATCCGGCGTGATGGCAACGAGTTGTACATTGAGAGTACCGCGTCGCCCATTCGTGATGGCCGCGGTGATGTCACGGGCGGTGTGCTGGTTTTCCACGACGTCAGTGAATCGCGCGAACTCAATCGCCGGCTTAGTTACCACGCCAGTCATGACATTCTCACTGGTCTTGTCAATCGCCGCGAGTTCGAAAACCGGCTTGAGCGCGCCCTGAAGAGTGCCCGCGCAAGAGAGACGAGTTACGCACTTTGCTACCTCGACCTTGACCAGTTCAAGATCGTCAACGATTCCTGTGGTCACAGCGCAGGCGATGCCTTGCTGGGGCAGCTCGGCGCACTTCTGAAATCAAAGATTCGCTGGCGCGATACATTGGCGCGCCTGGGTGGCGATGAATTTGGCGTGCTGCTGGAGAGTTGCAGTCTGGAAGAGGCCATGCAAACCGCGGAAGTTCTGCGGGTGGCTATCGGCGAATTCAAGTTCATGTGGGATGACCGCAGTTTCCGGCTCGGGGTGAGCATCGGTGTCGTGCCGATCACGGCTGAAAATGAAGACGTTGCTGCGCTGCTGAGTGCGGCCGACAGTGCGTGTGCGGCGGCGAAGGAAGCAGGGCGCAACCGGATTCACAGCTTCCAGGAAAACGATATCGATCTGATGCGGCGCCGTCGCGAAATGCAATGGGCGGCCCGAATCAACAATGCCCTTGAGGAAAATCGCTTCGAACTGTTCAGGCAGACGATTCAGCCTTTGCAAGTAGAAGACCTTGGCGCACATTACGAAATTCTGCTGCGTATGCGGGACGAGCAGGGCGGAATCATTTCACCCGAACTGTTCATAGCGGCGGCCGAGCGCTACGGAATTACCCCGAACATTGATCGCTGGGTGATAACCAATTCATTTCGTTGGCTGGTCTCGGAGGCGGATGAGCGCGAACGCTTGTCGTTGTGTTCGATCAATCTTTCCGGGCAGAGTCTCGGCGATGAGAAGTTTCTGCCTTTCGTCGTTGATCAGTTTCAAATCAGCGGCATTGACGCAACCAAGATCTGTTTTGAAATTACCGAAACGGCAGCTATCGCCAGTTACTCGCAGGCAAATCGCTTCATCAATGCATTGAAAGAACTCGGCTGCAAATTTGCGCTCGATGACTTCGGCACCGGTTTGTCTTCGTTCGGCTATCTGAAACACTTCCCGGTCGACTTCCTGAAAATCGACGGTAGCTTCGTCAAGGAAATTCTGCACGATCCGATTGACCGTGAGATGGTTCGTTCAATTAACGAGATCGGTCATCTGACGGGCAAGAAGACCATTGCCGAATTCGCCGAGAACGAAGAAATTATTACGATGTTGCGTGGCATGGGTATCGACTACGCGCAGGGTTACGGCGTATCCGAGCCGAAGCGAGTCACGCGCGCCGTCGCCTGA
- a CDS encoding SapC family protein: MDNSEKEQGGLFLYEQPELMSAEQHGKLGLTPADKPYAFASHARAVPLTLAEFASAQRNYPIVFTNLENPFPVAVVGLLEDENLFINDGVWDPACYVPAYLRCHPFSFAGEQEGRIAVVVDRKASTVTENARYPFFVDGKLATETESMMRFCAQYEAERLRTLNFCTQLRDLGLLASQRAMHTPDGSTEEQTLANYVSVDTQKLAELSDEAVVELHRSGRLASIYLQAYSMENWQPLMIRRDQRAKPAAVK, encoded by the coding sequence GTGGACAATAGCGAGAAAGAACAGGGCGGCCTGTTTCTGTACGAACAGCCAGAACTCATGTCAGCGGAACAGCACGGTAAGTTGGGCCTGACACCAGCCGACAAGCCGTACGCGTTTGCCAGCCACGCCCGGGCGGTCCCGCTGACGCTGGCCGAATTCGCCAGTGCGCAAAGAAACTACCCGATTGTATTTACCAATCTTGAAAACCCTTTTCCGGTTGCGGTTGTGGGTTTGCTCGAGGATGAAAACCTGTTCATCAATGACGGTGTCTGGGACCCGGCTTGTTATGTACCCGCCTACTTGCGGTGCCATCCGTTTTCTTTTGCCGGCGAACAGGAAGGGCGGATTGCTGTCGTCGTTGACCGCAAAGCGAGCACAGTGACGGAGAACGCCAGGTACCCGTTCTTCGTTGACGGCAAACTCGCGACCGAGACCGAGTCAATGATGCGTTTCTGTGCCCAGTACGAAGCCGAGCGTTTGCGTACGCTGAATTTCTGCACGCAACTGCGTGATCTGGGACTGTTGGCAAGTCAACGTGCAATGCACACACCGGATGGCAGCACGGAAGAACAGACGCTGGCCAATTACGTCAGCGTTGACACACAAAAGCTGGCTGAGCTCAGCGATGAAGCTGTTGTGGAGTTGCACCGGTCCGGTCGGTTGGCATCGATATACCTGCAAGCGTATTCGATGGAAAACTGGCAACCGCTGATGATACGTCGGGATCAACGAGCTAAACCTGCCGCGGTTAAGTAG
- a CDS encoding DUF1328 domain-containing protein — protein sequence MLSWALTFFILAVIAAVLGFTGIAGAAASIAKILFFVFLALLIVSALAGALRGRPPV from the coding sequence ATGCTTTCTTGGGCACTTACATTTTTCATACTTGCGGTCATTGCGGCCGTTCTGGGCTTCACCGGTATTGCCGGTGCCGCTGCCAGCATCGCCAAAATTCTGTTCTTTGTTTTCCTGGCGTTGCTCATTGTCAGCGCACTCGCCGGCGCTCTGCGAGGCCGCCCGCCCGTCTGA
- a CDS encoding Fur family transcriptional regulator, producing MSPREIREKLEACGVMPTPQRMEVAEILLEKPQHMAADQIIDLLREGGRKVSKATVYNTLNLFSERGLIRELSVDTSRKFYDSTTHPHHHFFNVDSGELQDIPDDQIHIAGLPPLPAGTERESVEVLIRVRGRKVVS from the coding sequence ATGTCCCCAAGGGAAATCCGCGAAAAACTCGAAGCCTGTGGCGTCATGCCGACCCCGCAGCGCATGGAGGTGGCCGAAATACTCCTGGAAAAGCCGCAGCACATGGCGGCCGACCAGATAATCGACTTGCTCCGCGAGGGCGGCCGCAAGGTGTCGAAAGCGACGGTGTACAACACCCTGAACCTGTTCAGCGAACGTGGTCTGATACGTGAGCTGAGTGTCGATACCAGCCGCAAATTCTACGATTCGACCACCCACCCGCATCATCACTTCTTCAATGTTGACTCCGGTGAGCTGCAGGATATTCCTGATGATCAAATCCATATCGCGGGCTTGCCGCCGCTGCCAGCCGGCACTGAGCGGGAGAGTGTCGAGGTGTTGATTCGGGTTCGCGGCAGAAAGGTTGTCAGCTAA
- a CDS encoding GspH/FimT family pseudopilin, which produces MHGPARRRGYTIYELLVTLTIAALVMTLGLPSFGRIGADQRIRAQIDPLFHAIHLARKTSVTRRQVVTLCPSTDQRQCQDSNDWSSGWIMFVNADRDLPAWRDDDETLLAVHQGDERIRISANRRSFTLRATELRATNGTLIFCDRAGRTRNRALVVSYTGRPRVADRNTRGEPYACAD; this is translated from the coding sequence ATGCACGGACCCGCACGGCGCCGCGGCTACACGATCTACGAATTGCTGGTTACGCTCACTATCGCCGCACTGGTCATGACGCTGGGACTGCCCTCGTTTGGCAGGATAGGTGCCGACCAACGCATCCGCGCCCAAATCGACCCCTTGTTTCATGCGATACATCTGGCGCGCAAGACTTCGGTGACCCGTCGGCAAGTTGTGACCCTCTGCCCGAGCACCGACCAGCGCCAATGTCAGGACAGCAACGACTGGTCGTCCGGCTGGATCATGTTCGTCAATGCGGATCGCGATCTGCCGGCCTGGCGCGACGACGACGAAACCTTGCTGGCCGTGCACCAGGGTGATGAGCGTATCCGGATCAGTGCCAACCGGCGTTCATTCACGCTCCGCGCCACGGAGCTGAGGGCCACCAATGGCACACTGATTTTCTGCGACCGTGCCGGCCGGACCCGCAACCGGGCGCTGGTGGTCAGCTACACGGGCCGGCCGCGGGTTGCAGACCGCAATACCCGTGGCGAGCCGTATGCGTGTGCGGATTAA
- a CDS encoding GspH/FimT family pseudopilin — protein sequence MNKNSQNGFTIYELMITLLIAGVLLTIGIPSLGEFTRNSRISGIANDLHSSFLLARSEAARAKSNVTICTSDDPQGANPSCDGVAFDRGWIIFVDLDGDIVRDAGEPILRTLPEIPGGIDISTNAGATYFSFAPTGLGRGDVAGPALQTAVICDQRGNQVAAGGSSSARFLVVTPIGRATILRDVDQIDNAGGCP from the coding sequence ATGAACAAAAACTCCCAGAACGGCTTTACGATTTACGAGCTGATGATCACCTTGTTGATTGCCGGGGTCCTCCTGACAATCGGCATTCCGAGCCTCGGCGAGTTCACCCGTAACAGCCGCATATCCGGCATAGCCAACGACCTGCATTCGAGCTTTCTGCTCGCACGTTCGGAAGCGGCGCGTGCCAAGTCCAATGTCACGATCTGCACCAGCGACGATCCGCAGGGTGCGAATCCGAGCTGCGATGGTGTCGCATTTGATCGCGGCTGGATCATTTTCGTGGACCTTGACGGCGATATTGTTCGCGATGCCGGCGAGCCAATACTGCGCACACTGCCGGAGATACCTGGCGGCATCGATATATCAACCAATGCCGGCGCAACGTACTTCAGTTTCGCGCCGACAGGACTTGGCCGGGGTGATGTCGCGGGACCGGCTTTGCAGACTGCGGTGATCTGTGACCAGCGCGGCAATCAGGTCGCTGCCGGTGGCTCCTCATCCGCTCGTTTTCTGGTCGTTACGCCAATCGGCCGGGCCACGATTCTGCGGGATGTGGATCAAATCGATAACGCCGGCGGATGCCCCTAG
- the pilV gene encoding type IV pilus modification protein PilV gives MTASTITNGYSAPGKSRGFSLIEVLIALIIMSVGMLGIAGLYVHSMQAGRTSLFRHNAVILAGDVADRIRANPRAAAAYAGAGADNNCVAGGVNCTPAEMAAHDILLWDQQALDTLPNGDIDIVFNNGVVPPTYQITVNWVEPGENMNYSITIPVFGI, from the coding sequence ATGACTGCCAGCACTATCACAAATGGCTACAGCGCGCCGGGCAAGTCCCGGGGCTTTTCACTGATTGAAGTGCTCATTGCACTGATCATCATGTCGGTCGGCATGCTCGGTATTGCCGGTTTGTACGTACACAGCATGCAGGCCGGGCGCACCTCTTTGTTTCGCCACAATGCGGTCATCCTGGCGGGTGACGTAGCGGATCGCATTCGCGCCAACCCGCGTGCCGCTGCCGCGTATGCCGGTGCCGGCGCCGACAACAACTGTGTGGCCGGTGGCGTCAATTGCACCCCGGCGGAAATGGCCGCGCACGACATTTTGCTTTGGGATCAACAAGCACTCGACACCTTGCCAAACGGCGATATCGATATCGTGTTCAACAATGGTGTGGTACCGCCTACCTACCAAATTACCGTTAACTGGGTAGAACCGGGCGAGAACATGAACTACTCGATCACTATCCCCGTATTCGGAATCTGA
- a CDS encoding PilW family protein: MASMKSKVANRALRQRGMTLIELMVSLSIGSFLIIGAVQVYNQSREAFVINESIARVQETAQFAMDTIEQDLRMASNWGRHSRGAAIEGRSIIGDANPNGLPAPGACGAAWALDLARPVVGDNNGYTLPCAATGGNQANSDTVTSRRATVAVTPLQNGRLQIQSTRIQGQLFANGAVPPAFDPARSETHDLLVNTYYVAPTSALIPGVPTLRRKSLVSTAGGPAIVDQEVAPGVENMQLQFGVDVDTDNTVDRYVNPADPIITPGNANYIPTARVITARIWLVVRSVSPELGLNDQRNYQPGDVNLGVPNDNFRRLQVSKTVLLRNART, from the coding sequence ATGGCCAGCATGAAATCAAAGGTAGCAAACCGGGCCTTACGGCAACGCGGCATGACGCTGATCGAATTGATGGTTTCCTTATCAATCGGCTCGTTTCTTATTATTGGCGCCGTGCAGGTTTACAATCAGAGCCGCGAAGCTTTCGTTATTAACGAATCCATCGCCCGCGTACAGGAAACCGCACAGTTCGCAATGGACACCATCGAACAGGACCTGCGCATGGCCAGCAACTGGGGCCGACACAGTCGCGGTGCCGCCATTGAAGGACGCTCCATCATCGGCGATGCCAACCCGAACGGCCTGCCGGCTCCCGGTGCCTGCGGTGCAGCCTGGGCGCTTGACCTCGCACGACCTGTCGTCGGCGACAACAATGGCTACACACTTCCGTGTGCGGCGACCGGCGGCAATCAGGCGAACTCGGACACCGTAACCAGCCGCCGCGCAACCGTTGCAGTAACGCCGCTGCAGAACGGTCGCCTGCAAATTCAGTCGACGCGCATTCAGGGCCAGCTGTTTGCCAACGGCGCCGTACCCCCTGCGTTTGATCCGGCCCGTTCCGAAACGCACGACTTGCTCGTCAACACTTACTACGTTGCGCCCACATCCGCACTGATCCCCGGTGTGCCTACATTGCGCCGCAAATCGCTGGTATCAACTGCAGGCGGCCCGGCTATCGTCGATCAGGAAGTCGCACCGGGTGTTGAAAACATGCAATTGCAGTTCGGCGTCGATGTCGATACGGACAACACCGTTGACCGCTACGTCAATCCGGCGGACCCAATCATTACGCCAGGTAACGCCAACTATATTCCGACAGCACGGGTCATTACTGCGCGCATCTGGTTGGTCGTTCGCTCCGTATCGCCTGAGCTGGGACTCAACGACCAACGCAATTACCAGCCGGGTGACGTAAACCTTGGAGTGCCGAACGATAATTTCCGGCGACTGCAGGTTTCCAAGACCGTATTGCTGCGCAACGCGCGCACATAA
- a CDS encoding pilus assembly PilX family protein, with protein MRSIKTVHKQEGAALVVGLILLVVVTVLAISGMNTATTELAMARNDQNYENAFQAAETGLEQALAQGRFDTLNVVTFDINVINNDTVSSEIRFEDSTMVPDRAFSLGVGSGIAAYHFNATAVAESRRDGANVTDRDAAATHTQAFYVVGPEAPTL; from the coding sequence ATGAGAAGCATTAAAACCGTACACAAACAGGAAGGCGCCGCACTGGTCGTAGGCCTGATCCTGCTGGTCGTGGTCACCGTCCTGGCCATCTCCGGAATGAATACGGCGACTACCGAATTAGCCATGGCACGCAATGATCAGAACTATGAGAACGCGTTTCAGGCAGCTGAAACCGGACTCGAACAAGCACTGGCTCAGGGCCGCTTCGACACATTGAATGTCGTGACTTTCGACATCAATGTCATCAACAACGATACCGTTTCTAGTGAGATTCGCTTTGAAGACTCGACAATGGTACCGGACCGCGCCTTCAGTCTCGGCGTAGGCAGCGGCATCGCCGCCTACCACTTCAACGCGACAGCCGTTGCCGAATCGCGTCGCGACGGTGCCAACGTCACCGACCGCGATGCTGCGGCAACGCATACGCAAGCCTTTTACGTAGTCGGGCCGGAAGCCCCGACGCTGTAA